From Antricoccus suffuscus, one genomic window encodes:
- the purH gene encoding bifunctional phosphoribosylaminoimidazolecarboxamide formyltransferase/IMP cyclohydrolase, which yields MTKVAITRALISVYDKTGLEELVKGLAAAGVEIVSTGSTAKQIAAAGAKVTEVADLTGFPECLDGRVKTLHPKVHAGLLADVRNPDHTTQLADLGVEAFQLLVSNLYPFTETVASGASADECIEQIDIGGPSMVRGAAKNHANVAVVTSPSAYADVLEALQNGGFDLDQRKHLAAQAFAHTAAYDAAVSSWFASTYAPDGDSGFPAFTAKTWDRGAVLRYGENPHQKAAVYRGPEAGIAHAEVLHGKEMSYNNYVDADAARRAAYDFSGPAVAVIKHANPCGIAVGSDIAQAHRKAHACDPLSAYGGVIATNRPVSVEMAKQVAEIFTEVLIAPGYDDGALEVLKAKKNIRLLALEPVESAGIEMRPISGGALVQQQDRIDAEGDSPANWTLACGAAADDKTLADLEFAWRAIRAVKSNAILLANDGATIGVGMGQVNRVDSARLAVNRAGDRVVGTVAASDAFFPFADGLEVLLEAGVRAVVQPGGSIRDEEVVAAATKAGVTMYFSGTRHFYH from the coding sequence ATGACCAAGGTCGCGATTACGCGCGCATTGATCAGTGTCTACGACAAGACCGGGCTCGAGGAGCTCGTCAAGGGGCTCGCCGCCGCCGGCGTAGAGATCGTCTCCACCGGCTCGACCGCCAAGCAGATCGCTGCGGCCGGCGCGAAGGTCACTGAGGTTGCTGACCTCACGGGGTTCCCCGAGTGCCTCGATGGGCGCGTCAAGACGCTGCACCCGAAGGTCCACGCCGGACTGCTCGCCGATGTGCGAAACCCTGACCACACAACGCAGCTCGCCGACCTCGGCGTCGAGGCTTTTCAACTGCTGGTCAGCAACTTGTACCCGTTCACCGAGACTGTCGCAAGCGGTGCCTCGGCCGACGAGTGCATCGAACAGATCGACATCGGCGGTCCGTCGATGGTGCGCGGCGCCGCTAAGAACCACGCCAACGTCGCCGTCGTGACCTCGCCCTCGGCGTACGCCGACGTGCTAGAAGCTTTGCAGAACGGCGGTTTTGACCTCGACCAACGCAAACACCTTGCGGCGCAGGCATTCGCGCATACCGCGGCGTACGACGCGGCCGTGTCTTCGTGGTTTGCCTCGACCTACGCGCCGGACGGCGACAGCGGATTCCCGGCATTCACTGCCAAGACGTGGGACCGGGGCGCGGTGTTGCGGTATGGCGAGAACCCCCATCAGAAGGCGGCCGTGTACCGAGGCCCAGAAGCCGGTATCGCGCATGCAGAAGTGCTGCACGGCAAGGAAATGTCCTACAACAACTACGTCGACGCGGACGCCGCGCGACGTGCGGCATACGACTTCAGCGGTCCGGCGGTCGCGGTTATCAAGCACGCCAATCCCTGCGGTATTGCCGTGGGATCGGATATTGCGCAGGCGCATCGTAAGGCGCATGCCTGTGACCCGCTGTCGGCGTACGGCGGCGTAATCGCGACAAACCGGCCGGTCTCGGTCGAGATGGCCAAGCAGGTCGCAGAGATCTTCACTGAAGTGCTCATCGCGCCGGGCTACGACGATGGCGCGCTGGAAGTGCTCAAAGCCAAGAAGAACATCCGCCTGCTCGCGCTCGAACCGGTCGAATCCGCTGGCATTGAGATGCGGCCGATCTCGGGTGGCGCCCTGGTGCAGCAGCAGGACCGGATCGACGCCGAGGGTGACTCGCCGGCGAACTGGACGCTCGCTTGCGGTGCGGCGGCCGATGATAAGACGTTAGCGGACCTTGAGTTTGCATGGCGCGCGATTCGCGCGGTCAAGTCCAACGCGATTCTGTTGGCCAACGACGGCGCCACGATCGGCGTGGGTATGGGGCAGGTCAACCGTGTTGACTCGGCGCGACTCGCGGTGAACCGCGCCGGCGACCGGGTTGTCGGCACAGTCGCCGCGTCGGACGCGTTCTTCCCGTTCGCCGACGGACTTGAGGTGCTGCTCGAGGCCGGTGTTCGAGCCGTCGTACAGCCTGGTGGGTCGATCCGAGATGAAGAAGTCGTCGCGGCGGCGACCAAAGCCGGTGTCACGATGTACTTCAGCGGCACTCGTCACTTTTATCACTAG